Proteins found in one Hypericibacter terrae genomic segment:
- a CDS encoding cupin domain-containing protein, producing MSGPTIHRFEANGPGGKGLQDWGGIPAESLVSGTPHQNGHSYVNDDKLGFKAGVWDCTAMTGKMEPYPCHEFMVVLEGSVTMIEENGRETTIKAGESFILPKGLVCQWKQPGYIRKFYVIWDDPAGAAPKDPKALKVLKPDPKGKLEPSTPTPAEMLISGKPVQHGHDWFVDPTGQWSVGVWDSTAYHRKPAPFPRYEMMSLLEGAVTITDDKGKVNHFKAGDTFFIEQGAVSDFKTDGYVRKFYCIFQPKKAAAKSEAAE from the coding sequence ATGTCCGGACCCACGATCCATCGTTTCGAAGCCAACGGACCCGGCGGCAAGGGGCTGCAGGATTGGGGCGGAATTCCTGCCGAATCGCTGGTGAGCGGCACGCCGCACCAGAACGGCCATAGCTACGTGAACGACGACAAGCTGGGCTTCAAGGCGGGCGTGTGGGACTGCACCGCCATGACCGGCAAGATGGAGCCCTATCCCTGCCATGAGTTCATGGTGGTGCTCGAGGGCTCGGTCACCATGATCGAGGAGAACGGGCGCGAGACCACGATCAAGGCGGGTGAGAGCTTCATCCTGCCTAAGGGCCTCGTCTGCCAGTGGAAGCAACCGGGCTATATCCGCAAATTCTACGTGATCTGGGACGATCCGGCCGGTGCCGCGCCGAAGGACCCGAAGGCGCTGAAAGTGCTGAAGCCCGATCCCAAGGGCAAGCTCGAGCCGAGCACGCCGACCCCGGCCGAGATGCTCATCTCCGGCAAACCGGTGCAGCATGGCCATGACTGGTTCGTCGATCCGACCGGCCAGTGGAGCGTGGGCGTGTGGGATTCGACCGCCTATCACCGCAAGCCGGCACCGTTCCCGCGCTACGAGATGATGAGCTTGCTCGAAGGGGCCGTCACCATCACCGACGACAAGGGCAAGGTGAACCACTTCAAAGCCGGCGATACTTTCTTCATCGAGCAGGGTGCCGTCAGCGATTTCAAGACCGATGGCTATGTGCGGAAGTTCTATTGCATCTTCCAGCCGAAGAAGGCCGCGGCGAAGAGCGAAGCGGCGGAGTGA
- a CDS encoding isochorismatase family protein — protein MAATPAALVIIDVQNAILRGLGGARSAEIQRAFEAVVARIAALQARARAAGLPVILVQHDGEPGHRLAAGSEGWLIRGELAPHPGEAVVHKKSCDSFFETDLAGQLAARGIEPGTGRLVIAGCMTEYCVDTTCRRAVSLGYDVTLAADAHMTADSGGLTFEQIIAHHNALLDGFDAGSRIVTVTPAADIAL, from the coding sequence ATGGCCGCCACCCCCGCCGCCCTCGTCATCATCGATGTGCAGAACGCGATCCTGCGCGGGCTCGGCGGCGCGCGGAGCGCTGAGATCCAGCGGGCTTTCGAAGCCGTGGTGGCGCGCATCGCGGCCTTGCAGGCGCGAGCCCGTGCCGCCGGATTGCCGGTGATCCTGGTGCAGCATGACGGCGAGCCCGGTCATCGCCTCGCGGCCGGCAGCGAAGGGTGGCTCATCCGCGGCGAGCTGGCGCCGCATCCGGGCGAGGCGGTGGTGCATAAGAAGAGCTGCGACAGTTTCTTCGAAACCGACCTGGCAGGGCAGCTCGCCGCGCGCGGGATCGAGCCCGGGACCGGTCGTCTCGTCATCGCCGGCTGCATGACCGAATATTGCGTCGACACCACCTGCCGGCGCGCGGTCAGCCTCGGTTATGACGTGACGCTCGCGGCCGACGCGCATATGACGGCCGATTCGGGCGGGCTCACCTTCGAGCAGATCATCGCCCATCACAACGCGCTGCTCGACGGCTTCGACGCCGGCAGCAGGATCGTGACAGTGACGCCGGCGGCGGACATCGCGCTGTAA
- a CDS encoding catalase family protein, whose translation MQNHPAGPDEERPSQPSVGAALLRLGIIGIVSLLATAAIAHAGGWLHPSKPAPVRVVDGLAQESLLPAGFRLKAVKGPCLADAIESDGRGPRDSKAALFDPGQDPATGGFALAGGRAYLPGTLPTVRGMALRFMPVDGEDSPLTGETGEEGHERVAAPLSRLLPASGRRLN comes from the coding sequence TTGCAGAACCATCCCGCCGGGCCGGATGAAGAACGGCCATCCCAGCCGAGCGTCGGCGCCGCGCTGCTGCGTCTCGGCATCATCGGTATCGTCTCGCTGCTCGCCACCGCGGCCATCGCCCATGCCGGCGGATGGCTCCATCCCAGCAAACCGGCGCCGGTGCGCGTTGTCGACGGCCTGGCGCAGGAGAGCCTGCTGCCGGCCGGCTTCCGGCTCAAGGCTGTGAAGGGTCCCTGCCTTGCCGACGCGATCGAGAGCGATGGCCGGGGCCCGCGCGATTCCAAGGCCGCCCTGTTCGATCCGGGACAGGACCCGGCGACCGGCGGCTTCGCGCTCGCCGGCGGCCGGGCCTATCTTCCCGGCACGCTGCCGACCGTCCGGGGCATGGCACTGCGCTTCATGCCGGTGGACGGCGAAGATTCTCCTCTGACCGGAGAGACCGGGGAGGAAGGGCATGAGCGCGTCGCAGCCCCCCTCTCCCGGCTTCTTCCCGCGAGCGGACGGCGTCTGAACTAG
- a CDS encoding phosphotransferase, translated as MPLPFTEPPPAARESKPSWSDLPPAVVAALERALGAGVAEAEIAWGGYSPSASFHLTLADGRRVFVKGAHPGQTREGRLSLAQEIESYRALPVLEGLAPDYLGTIEAGDWTFLMLDSIAGAQKALPWSPAKLERLARALAAFYERARELARSWERPDAYRSLTVDLTDANSGWIALARSRDAQEGFLSLFVDRASGRRWFDRSLPRLIELQSAAGELLQPDPARATSLIHLDLRSDNLLFRPDGAPVLLDWSYVTTGPVVLDTVFFAPSVEGEGGPTANETVVLFERALGLRFPRRDQQIALAFAAGYFADKAWLPPPPGLPRLRWIQRLQLAVCLGWAAELIGLAEAPAMIGQDAS; from the coding sequence ATGCCCTTGCCCTTCACCGAACCGCCGCCGGCGGCGCGCGAGAGCAAGCCCTCCTGGAGCGACCTGCCGCCCGCCGTGGTCGCGGCCCTCGAACGCGCTTTGGGCGCCGGCGTCGCCGAGGCCGAGATCGCCTGGGGCGGCTATTCGCCCTCGGCCTCGTTCCATCTGACCTTGGCCGACGGGCGGCGCGTCTTCGTCAAGGGCGCGCATCCCGGCCAGACCCGCGAGGGGCGGCTGTCCCTGGCGCAGGAGATCGAGAGCTATCGGGCGCTGCCCGTCCTCGAAGGGCTGGCACCGGATTATCTCGGCACGATCGAGGCGGGGGACTGGACCTTCCTCATGCTCGACTCGATCGCGGGCGCGCAGAAGGCGCTGCCCTGGTCCCCTGCCAAGCTCGAGCGCCTGGCGCGGGCGCTGGCCGCGTTCTATGAGCGTGCGCGCGAGCTGGCCCGGAGCTGGGAACGCCCCGATGCCTATCGCTCGCTGACCGTGGATCTGACCGACGCGAACAGCGGCTGGATCGCCCTGGCGCGTTCGCGCGACGCGCAGGAGGGCTTCCTCTCGCTCTTCGTCGACAGGGCCTCCGGCCGCCGCTGGTTCGACCGCAGCCTGCCGCGCCTGATCGAGCTGCAATCGGCTGCGGGCGAGCTGCTGCAGCCGGACCCGGCGCGCGCGACGTCCCTCATCCATCTCGATCTGCGCTCGGACAATCTCCTGTTCCGTCCGGACGGCGCGCCGGTGCTGCTGGATTGGTCCTATGTGACGACGGGGCCGGTGGTGCTCGATACGGTGTTCTTCGCGCCCAGCGTCGAGGGCGAAGGCGGCCCAACGGCGAATGAGACGGTGGTGCTGTTCGAGCGGGCGCTGGGCTTGCGTTTTCCGCGGCGCGATCAGCAGATCGCGCTCGCCTTCGCGGCCGGCTATTTCGCCGACAAGGCCTGGCTCCCTCCGCCGCCGGGATTGCCGCGCCTGCGCTGGATCCAGCGGCTGCAGCTTGCGGTATGCCTCGGCTGGGCAGCGGAGCTCATCGGGCTCGCGGAAGCGCCGGCGATGATCGGCCAGGACGCGTCCTAG
- the purD gene encoding phosphoribosylamine--glycine ligase, translated as MRILVVGSGGREHALCWAIAASPLCDKLYCAPGNAGIAAEAECVPIKADEIDKLVAFARDNRIDFVVVGPEAPLVAGLADRLRAAGIKTFGPSAKAAALEGSKSFTKELCAKYKIPTAAFKRFTEAAPAKAYVRAQGAPIVIKADGLAAGKGVVVAQSVAEAEAAIDMMLTAREFGTAGAEIVIEEFLEGEEASFFALVDGKTALPLASAQDHKTVGEGDTGPNTGGMGAYSPAPVVTEAMAAQVMKTIILPTVAAMEAEGRPFTGVLFAGLMIGPKGPRLIEYNVRFGDPECQALCLRLVSDLLPALIAAADGMLAKFHLRWKAETSLTVVMAAKGYPGPYKKGTEIKGLDRAAQMRDVVVFHAGTERAADGRILANGGRVLGVSALGSSVAEAQARAYAAVDQIDWPEGFCRRDIGWRAVGARGGGPSQS; from the coding sequence ATGCGGATATTGGTGGTCGGATCGGGTGGGCGCGAGCATGCGCTGTGCTGGGCGATCGCGGCCTCGCCGCTTTGCGACAAGCTCTATTGCGCGCCGGGCAATGCCGGCATCGCGGCCGAGGCCGAATGCGTGCCGATCAAGGCGGACGAGATCGACAAGCTGGTCGCCTTCGCGCGCGACAACCGGATCGATTTCGTCGTGGTCGGCCCCGAGGCGCCGCTGGTCGCGGGTCTGGCGGACCGCTTGCGCGCCGCCGGGATCAAGACCTTCGGACCTTCCGCGAAAGCGGCGGCGCTCGAAGGCTCCAAATCCTTCACCAAGGAACTCTGCGCCAAATACAAGATCCCGACCGCCGCCTTCAAGCGCTTCACCGAGGCGGCGCCCGCCAAGGCCTATGTGCGGGCGCAAGGAGCGCCGATCGTGATCAAGGCCGACGGGCTCGCCGCCGGCAAGGGCGTGGTCGTGGCGCAGTCGGTCGCGGAAGCCGAGGCCGCGATCGACATGATGCTGACCGCGCGCGAGTTCGGCACCGCGGGGGCAGAGATCGTGATCGAGGAGTTCCTCGAAGGCGAGGAGGCGAGCTTCTTCGCCCTGGTCGACGGCAAGACCGCCTTGCCGCTCGCCTCGGCGCAGGATCACAAGACCGTGGGCGAAGGCGACACCGGCCCCAACACCGGCGGCATGGGCGCCTATTCCCCGGCTCCCGTCGTCACCGAGGCGATGGCGGCGCAGGTGATGAAGACCATCATCCTGCCGACCGTGGCCGCGATGGAAGCCGAGGGCCGTCCCTTCACCGGCGTGCTCTTCGCCGGCCTGATGATCGGACCCAAGGGTCCGAGGCTCATCGAATACAATGTCCGCTTCGGCGATCCCGAATGCCAGGCGCTGTGCCTGCGGCTGGTGTCGGACCTGCTCCCGGCGCTGATCGCGGCAGCCGACGGCATGCTGGCGAAGTTCCATCTGCGCTGGAAGGCCGAGACCTCGCTCACGGTGGTGATGGCGGCGAAGGGCTATCCCGGCCCCTACAAGAAGGGCACCGAGATCAAGGGGCTCGACCGTGCGGCGCAGATGCGCGACGTGGTGGTGTTCCATGCCGGCACGGAACGCGCGGCCGATGGGCGCATCCTCGCCAATGGCGGGCGCGTGCTGGGGGTGAGCGCGCTCGGCAGCTCGGTCGCCGAGGCCCAGGCCCGCGCCTATGCGGCGGTCGACCAGATCGACTGGCCGGAGGGATTCTGCCGCCGCGATATCGGCTGGCGCGCGGTCGGCGCGCGCGGCGGCGGCCCCTCGCAATCTTAG
- the xseA gene encoding exodeoxyribonuclease VII large subunit, giving the protein MSESRTPAGETRLHNLPEYSVSEISRAVKSTLEENFQRIRVRGEVSKPNYHGSGHLYFSLKDEDAVIDAVCWRGTVGRLKLKIEHGMELIATGRISSYPGSSKYQIVIDSVELAGEGALLKLLEERRKKLAAEGLFDEARKKPLPMLPAVIGVITSPTGAVIRDILHRLADRFPRPVLLWPVAVQGEGAAEQVAAAIRGFNALVPGGKVPRPDLIIVARGGGSLEDLWAFNEEIVVRAVAAGTIPLISAIGHETDTTLIDFVSDRRAPTPTAAAEMAVPVRAELMAAIAENGHRLAQAVARDLAHRRTEIQGLARGLPEPRRLIEEKTQQLDGWIERLKGAERGFFAERQRQVATLAARLVTPGEMIRRKSQELAHGATLLKNAMAGFAAKKERGLDRIAAGLRPALVTELIARRRLALDGLARLLEGLSYESVLQRGFVLVRDAAERPVTQAAAVAAGMKLTLTFGDGTVPAIAEAGGRTSSRSGKAAAAPESPASSKPKKGGPKDGGPQGSLL; this is encoded by the coding sequence ATGAGCGAAAGCCGGACCCCGGCGGGGGAGACCCGCCTGCATAACCTGCCCGAATACAGCGTCTCGGAAATCAGCCGCGCCGTGAAATCGACGCTGGAGGAGAATTTTCAGCGCATCCGCGTGCGCGGCGAGGTGTCGAAGCCGAATTATCACGGCTCGGGCCATCTCTATTTCAGCCTCAAGGACGAGGATGCCGTGATCGACGCGGTCTGCTGGCGCGGCACGGTCGGACGGCTCAAGCTCAAGATCGAGCATGGCATGGAGCTGATCGCCACGGGCCGCATCAGCTCCTATCCGGGCAGCTCGAAATACCAGATCGTCATCGACTCGGTGGAATTGGCCGGCGAGGGCGCGCTGCTGAAGCTCCTGGAGGAGCGGCGCAAGAAGCTCGCGGCCGAAGGCCTGTTCGACGAGGCGCGCAAGAAGCCGCTGCCCATGCTTCCGGCCGTGATCGGCGTCATCACCTCGCCGACCGGGGCCGTCATCCGCGACATCCTGCATCGCCTGGCCGACCGCTTCCCGCGGCCGGTGCTGCTCTGGCCGGTCGCGGTTCAGGGCGAGGGGGCGGCCGAGCAGGTCGCCGCCGCCATTCGCGGATTCAACGCCCTGGTTCCCGGCGGCAAAGTGCCGCGCCCCGATCTCATTATCGTCGCGCGCGGCGGCGGCAGCCTCGAGGATCTCTGGGCCTTCAACGAGGAAATCGTGGTGCGCGCGGTCGCGGCTGGCACGATCCCGCTGATTTCCGCGATCGGTCATGAAACCGACACGACGCTGATCGATTTCGTCTCCGACCGGCGGGCGCCGACACCGACCGCGGCGGCCGAGATGGCGGTGCCGGTCCGCGCGGAGCTCATGGCCGCGATCGCCGAGAACGGCCACCGCCTCGCCCAGGCCGTGGCGCGCGATCTGGCCCATCGGCGCACGGAGATCCAGGGCCTCGCGCGCGGCCTGCCCGAGCCGCGCCGGCTGATCGAGGAGAAGACCCAGCAGCTCGATGGCTGGATCGAGCGCCTCAAGGGCGCCGAGCGCGGCTTCTTCGCCGAACGCCAGCGCCAGGTCGCGACGCTCGCCGCGCGCCTGGTGACGCCGGGCGAGATGATCCGGCGCAAATCGCAGGAGCTGGCCCATGGCGCAACCTTGCTGAAGAACGCGATGGCGGGTTTCGCCGCGAAGAAGGAGCGCGGGCTCGATCGCATCGCGGCCGGGCTGCGGCCGGCGCTCGTGACCGAGCTGATCGCGCGCCGCCGCCTGGCGCTGGACGGGCTCGCGCGGCTGCTCGAAGGCCTCTCCTATGAAAGCGTGCTGCAGCGGGGCTTCGTGCTGGTGCGCGATGCGGCCGAGCGGCCGGTCACGCAGGCGGCCGCGGTCGCCGCCGGCATGAAGCTGACCCTGACCTTCGGCGACGGCACCGTGCCGGCGATCGCCGAGGCCGGCGGCAGAACCTCCTCGCGTTCCGGCAAGGCTGCGGCGGCGCCCGAATCGCCTGCCTCATCCAAACCGAAGAAAGGCGGGCCCAAGGACGGCGGCCCGCAAGGCTCACTGCTATGA
- a CDS encoding M23 family metallopeptidase encodes MTLDRSRRRWFTGGAAFGAAWALGLRSGFGAAPPKIEGPMTQGGLLFGHAEPGSRVWLDGASIMVSPAGEFLLGFNRDAPPEAKVRIEHGDHSVEERTLAIAQRSYEEQRINGLPQNTVTPNAEEQAKIAADQEKINAARVTQSTVAWYAHGFDWPALGPISGVYGSVRILNGVPRNPHYGVDIAAPEGAPVRSPADGIVRLAETGMLLTGGTVIIEHGLGLTSILIHMSAVLAHPGLFVAKGTQIGRIGHTGRATGPHCHWGMNWRDVKLDAQLLVPPMPASAAMLSSPKAPAATGE; translated from the coding sequence ATGACACTCGATCGCTCGCGCCGGCGCTGGTTCACCGGCGGTGCTGCGTTCGGCGCCGCCTGGGCGCTGGGCCTGCGCAGCGGCTTCGGGGCCGCACCGCCGAAGATCGAGGGACCCATGACCCAGGGCGGGCTGTTGTTCGGCCATGCCGAGCCCGGGTCGCGCGTGTGGCTCGACGGCGCAAGCATCATGGTGTCGCCCGCGGGCGAGTTCCTGCTGGGCTTCAATCGCGATGCGCCGCCCGAGGCCAAGGTCCGGATCGAACATGGCGATCATTCGGTCGAGGAGCGGACCCTCGCGATCGCGCAGCGCAGTTATGAGGAGCAGCGGATCAACGGGCTGCCGCAGAACACGGTGACGCCCAACGCCGAGGAGCAGGCGAAGATCGCGGCCGACCAGGAGAAGATCAACGCCGCGCGCGTTACGCAATCGACAGTCGCCTGGTATGCGCATGGCTTCGACTGGCCGGCGCTGGGCCCGATCTCCGGTGTCTATGGTTCTGTGCGAATCCTCAACGGCGTGCCGCGCAATCCGCATTACGGCGTCGATATCGCGGCGCCCGAGGGCGCGCCGGTCAGGAGTCCGGCCGACGGCATCGTCCGGCTCGCCGAGACCGGCATGCTGCTCACCGGCGGCACCGTCATCATCGAGCATGGGCTGGGCCTGACCTCGATCCTGATCCATATGTCGGCGGTGCTGGCGCATCCAGGGCTCTTCGTCGCCAAGGGCACCCAGATCGGCCGCATCGGCCATACCGGCCGCGCGACTGGGCCGCATTGCCACTGGGGCATGAACTGGCGCGATGTGAAGCTCGATGCGCAGCTGCTGGTGCCGCCCATGCCGGCCAGCGCGGCGATGCTGAGCTCGCCGAAGGCCCCGGCCGCGACCGGAGAGTGA
- the lpxK gene encoding tetraacyldisaccharide 4'-kinase: MSSPRFWRRDASILLPALLAPAAGLYRLGFLARRAGAKPHRARVPVICVGAATVGGAGKTPLTFALALRLRQQGRRVHIVARGYGGSERGPLRVDPQRHLATEVGDETLVLTQSAPVWIARNRAAGVVAALQDGADVVLLDDGLQNRTIARDFSILTIDGISGFGNGWQLPAGPLREPVAQAAARCQLAVIIGPDEAGVAARLPAGLPVLKARIEPTHPQNLKGRRWFAFCGLGAPDKFRRTIEEMGLDLAGWREFPDHHRYSEKELDRLRAEAAALKAELLTTRKDWVRIHPNFRSGLTSLDILLRIEDEAALDRLLKPVLAC; the protein is encoded by the coding sequence ATGTCATCCCCTAGATTCTGGCGGCGCGACGCGTCGATCCTCCTGCCGGCCCTGCTGGCACCCGCGGCCGGGCTCTATCGCCTCGGATTTCTCGCGCGCCGGGCGGGTGCCAAACCGCATCGCGCGCGCGTGCCCGTGATCTGCGTCGGGGCCGCCACCGTGGGCGGCGCCGGCAAGACGCCGCTTACCTTCGCCCTGGCCTTGCGGCTGCGCCAGCAGGGTCGCCGGGTTCATATCGTCGCGCGCGGCTATGGCGGCAGCGAGCGCGGCCCCTTGCGGGTCGATCCCCAGCGCCATCTGGCGACCGAGGTCGGCGACGAAACGCTGGTGCTGACGCAATCCGCGCCGGTCTGGATCGCGCGCAACCGCGCGGCCGGGGTCGTGGCCGCGCTGCAGGACGGCGCCGATGTCGTGCTGCTCGACGACGGGCTGCAGAACAGGACGATCGCCCGGGATTTCTCGATCCTGACGATCGACGGCATCTCGGGCTTCGGCAATGGTTGGCAATTGCCGGCGGGCCCCTTGCGCGAGCCGGTCGCGCAGGCCGCTGCCCGCTGCCAGCTCGCCGTCATCATCGGTCCGGACGAGGCCGGTGTCGCGGCCCGGTTGCCGGCGGGGCTGCCGGTCCTCAAGGCGCGGATCGAACCGACCCATCCGCAAAACCTGAAGGGCCGGCGCTGGTTCGCCTTTTGCGGCCTGGGGGCGCCCGACAAATTCCGCCGCACGATCGAGGAGATGGGGCTCGATCTCGCCGGCTGGCGCGAATTTCCCGATCATCACCGCTACAGCGAGAAGGAGCTCGACCGGCTCCGCGCCGAGGCAGCGGCGCTCAAAGCGGAACTGCTGACCACCCGCAAGGATTGGGTGCGCATCCATCCCAACTTCCGTTCGGGCCTGACGTCGCTCGATATCCTGCTGCGCATCGAGGACGAAGCGGCGCTCGACCGGCTGCTAAAGCCCGTTCTCGCGTGCTGA
- a CDS encoding 3-deoxy-D-manno-octulosonic acid transferase, whose protein sequence is MMATLYRAATGLAGPWLERHLERRAALGKEDKARLGERKGETGIARPSGPLLWLHGASIGETQSLLPLIEVLRRRQPTLQLLVTCNTVSAASLLTSALPPGAIQQYLPLDRRAWVERFLDHWRPDAGVIADSELWPNLLLATQARALPLALVNGRLSERSFRRWRWLRGFARRILGAFAVIATIDEAQRQHFLGLGAPQAVAIGNLKAAAALPACDEAELARFRASIAGRPVILLASSHEPEERLLATALAPHLTAEIAPLLLVAPRHPARGDALLTLLRPLLALGGKLRRRSLGGLPGPKDRIYLADSLGEMGLWFRLADLVIMGGSLVDKGGHNPIEPALLGRAILTGPHIGNFADLYERLAEAGGCRILPDAPSLASAAIALLGDTGARSELAAAAQRFSQAEAQVLDRSLAALAPILQALDTAKAVHVIP, encoded by the coding sequence ATGATGGCGACCCTCTATCGCGCCGCGACCGGCCTCGCGGGCCCCTGGCTCGAGCGTCACCTCGAACGGCGCGCGGCCCTCGGCAAGGAAGACAAGGCCCGCCTCGGCGAGCGGAAGGGCGAGACGGGTATCGCCCGGCCGTCGGGACCCTTGCTCTGGCTGCATGGCGCCAGCATCGGCGAGACCCAGTCGCTCCTGCCCCTGATCGAGGTCCTGCGTCGGCGCCAACCGACCTTGCAGCTGCTCGTTACCTGCAACACGGTCAGCGCCGCCAGCTTGCTCACGAGCGCGCTGCCGCCGGGCGCCATCCAGCAATATCTGCCGCTGGACCGCCGGGCCTGGGTCGAGCGCTTCCTCGATCACTGGCGTCCCGATGCCGGCGTCATCGCAGATTCCGAGCTCTGGCCCAACCTCCTGCTGGCCACCCAGGCGCGGGCCCTGCCCCTGGCGCTGGTCAATGGCCGTCTCTCCGAGCGCTCCTTCCGGCGCTGGCGCTGGCTGCGCGGCTTCGCCCGCCGGATCCTCGGCGCCTTCGCCGTGATCGCGACCATCGACGAAGCGCAACGCCAGCATTTCCTCGGCCTCGGCGCGCCCCAGGCCGTCGCCATCGGCAATCTCAAGGCCGCGGCGGCCCTGCCCGCTTGCGACGAGGCGGAGCTCGCTCGGTTCCGGGCTTCCATCGCCGGACGCCCGGTGATCCTGCTGGCCAGCAGCCATGAGCCCGAAGAGAGGCTGCTGGCGACAGCGCTGGCGCCGCATCTGACCGCCGAGATCGCGCCGCTGCTGCTGGTGGCGCCGCGCCATCCGGCGCGCGGCGACGCCCTTCTCACCCTCCTGCGCCCGTTGTTGGCGCTGGGCGGCAAGCTGCGTCGCCGCTCCCTGGGCGGGCTGCCCGGCCCCAAGGACCGGATCTATCTCGCCGACAGCCTGGGTGAGATGGGGTTGTGGTTCCGGCTGGCGGACCTCGTGATCATGGGCGGGTCGCTCGTCGACAAGGGCGGCCATAATCCGATCGAACCGGCGCTGCTGGGCCGCGCGATCCTGACCGGCCCTCATATCGGCAATTTTGCCGATCTCTATGAGCGCCTCGCGGAAGCGGGCGGCTGCCGGATTCTTCCCGATGCGCCGAGCCTGGCGTCGGCGGCGATCGCGCTTCTCGGCGATACTGGCGCGCGCTCGGAACTCGCCGCCGCCGCCCAGCGTTTCTCGCAAGCCGAGGCACAGGTTCTCGATCGCAGCCTCGCCGCTTTGGCGCCGATCCTGCAGGCGCTCGACACCGCGAAGGCTGTTCATGTCATCCCCTAG
- a CDS encoding lysophospholipid acyltransferase family protein — MRISRRLLASGFIQAPLGFLLALYIRIVGGTTRWQREGFDTLEALRAEGKPLIFCFWHGRLAMMPLCHREARAAAVLISTHRDGRLVARVIEHLGLSTIDGSTGRGGETAMLQCRARLSKGGIVSIAPDGPRGPRMQAAAGTIQLAALTGVPILPSAVATSRRRVLGSWDRFLLPLPFGRGLYRVGAPISVPRDADAAAIEAARLALERALNELSADCDRRMGHAPIEPAPSLAIAEAAR, encoded by the coding sequence ATGCGAATCTCGCGCCGGCTGCTGGCATCGGGGTTCATCCAGGCGCCGCTCGGCTTTCTCCTCGCTCTCTACATCCGCATCGTCGGCGGGACCACGCGCTGGCAGCGCGAAGGGTTCGACACGCTCGAAGCCCTCCGGGCCGAGGGCAAGCCCCTCATCTTCTGCTTCTGGCATGGGCGGCTCGCCATGATGCCGCTCTGCCATCGCGAAGCGCGCGCGGCGGCGGTCCTGATCTCCACCCATCGCGACGGCCGTCTCGTGGCCCGCGTGATCGAGCACCTGGGACTCTCCACCATCGACGGCTCGACCGGGCGCGGCGGCGAGACGGCCATGCTCCAATGCCGGGCTCGGTTGAGCAAAGGCGGCATCGTCTCGATCGCGCCCGACGGGCCGCGGGGACCGCGCATGCAGGCGGCGGCCGGCACGATTCAGCTCGCGGCCCTGACCGGCGTGCCGATCCTGCCCAGCGCCGTCGCCACCAGCCGGCGCCGAGTCCTCGGCTCCTGGGATCGCTTCCTCCTGCCCTTGCCCTTCGGGCGCGGCCTCTATCGCGTCGGCGCGCCGATCTCGGTGCCGCGCGACGCCGACGCGGCCGCGATCGAAGCGGCGCGACTGGCGCTCGAACGGGCGCTCAACGAGCTCTCCGCCGATTGCGACCGGCGCATGGGCCATGCCCCGATCGAGCCCGCGCCATCCCTGGCGATCGCGGAGGCAGCCCGATGA